One genomic window of Solanum dulcamara chromosome 10, daSolDulc1.2, whole genome shotgun sequence includes the following:
- the LOC129869968 gene encoding G-type lectin S-receptor-like serine/threonine-protein kinase At5g35370: protein MGSSLLLFIGTLLLSCFLVHSGPLSFQPLTPNFTASYFKFIDTSGSFLSSPNGTFKAAITNTKSQERSYYFVIVHSQSHVVVWSANRDFPVSDSGELRLSVDGLSLFDDSGDPIWSAKLSSTSTSSSVTSLQLLESGNLILVDAFNNSVWESFDFPTDTIVIGQRLPVRKSLVSSVKEDELAKGDYEFVVVDNDAMLQWNEMTYWKLTMETKAYTDTYAPGEYMMITSTGLFLLGVNGTEKVIQVVLDELKDPDFRIAKLEENGHFSVKRFSNGNWMSEFNTPDDSCRVAFTCKKLGICDEGRCSCPPGFRVSSEVNGSCAPIDRNLIMPVSCNASLNMNVTGLGNRVSYLRLESGMDYFANDFIEPVTRGVNVSVCQDLCSKNCSCLSIFHDQSSGSCYMIENFLGSILRGSDSSNGRGRLGYVKVISEQSSFDPNDNLSDKRSRFPVIALVLLPSSGVLLIIGMMAGIMWLMRRRRLMQISGKEFGRTDSSSSAEFDNISILGLPVKFDHEEIRVATECFRTQIGTGGFGTVYKGTLSDGTVVAVKKMNALGAQGKKEFCTEIAIIGRVHHVNLVSLKGFCAHRGEKFLVYEYMNQGSLDRTLFGHGPALDWRTRYEIALGTARGLAYLHGGCDQKIIHCDVKPENILLHDNLQVKISDFGLSKLLNSEQSSWFTTMRGTRGYLAPEWLTSSAITEKSDVYSYGMVLLEIVRGKKNSSFQPPNDTTSQSESSERNRLSPLSLASANQPIYFPLFALEMHEQKKYLDLVDSRVLGSVKSEEVEKLVRVALCCLHEEPTLRPTMANVVGMLEGVLPLAILQVQSLNFLRFYGRRFTEPLIIDGDQEDNVFELHQQNRNLSSTTSSSYNSFSYMSSQQVSGPR, encoded by the coding sequence ATGGGATCTTCTTTGTTGTTATTCATTGGCACCCTTTTGTTATCTTGTTTTCTTGTACATTCTGGTCCTCTTTCTTTTCAACCATTAACTCCAAACTTCACTGCTTCATATTTCAAGTTCATTGATACTTCTGGATCATTCTTGTCATCACCAAATGGAACTTTCAAAGCAGCAATCACAAACACAAAGTCCCAAGAAAGATCCTACTACTTTGTCATCGTTCACTCGCAATCACATGTAGTAGTTTGGTCAGCAAATCGCGATTTTCCTGTATCTGATTCAGGTGAGTTACGCCTTTCTGTCGATGGCCTTTCTCTTTTTGATGATTCAGGTGATCCCATTTGGTCAGCTAAGCTTAGTAGTACTAGTACTAGTAGTTCTGTTACTTCATTGCAGCTTCTTGAATCAGGAAACTTGATATTGGTTGATGCTTTTAATAATAGTGTGTGGGAAAGTTTTGATTTTCCAACAGATACAATCGTTATAGGCCAACGATTGCCTGTTAGGAAATCGTTGGTTAGTTCAGTGAAAGAAGATGAACTTGCTAAAGgtgattatgagtttgtggtggtAGATAATGATGCAATGTTACAATGGAATGAAATGACTTACTGGAAGTTAACTATGGAAACTAAGGCGTATACTGATACATATGCTCCGGGGGAGTATATGATGATCACGAGCACAGGATTGTTCCTTTTAGGGGTGAATGGAACGGAGAAAGTGATTCAGGTTGTTTTGGATGAGCTGAAAGATCCTGATTTTAGGATTGCAAAATTGGAAGAGAATGGACATTTCAGTGTCAAACGATTTAGTAATGGAAATTGGATGTCTGAATTCAATACTCCTGATGATAGTTGTCGTGTTGCTTTCACTTGCAAGAAGCTTGGAATTTGTGATGAGGGGAGATGTTCTTGTCCACCGGGATTTCGTGTTAGTTCTGAGGTGAATGGTAGTTGTGCTCCAATTGATAGAAATTTGATAATGCCAGTTTCTTGTAATGCATCTTTGAATATGAATGTTACTGGATTAGGAAATCGCGTCTCGTACTTGAGGCTGGAGAGTGGTATGGACTATTTTGCCAATGATTTTATTGAACCTGTGACGCGTGGTGTGAATGTATCTGTTTGTCAAGATCTTTGTTCTAAGAATTGTTCTTGCTTGAGTATTTTTCATGATCAGTCGTCGGGGTCATGTTATATGATTGAAAATTTTCTGGGTTCGATTTTGAGGGGCTCGGATTCTAGTAATGGAAGAGGTAGATTGGGATACGTTAAGGTCATTTCTGAACAGTCCTCATTTGATCCAAATGATAACTTAAGTGACAAGAGGTCTAGATTCCCTGTCATTGCTTTGGTTTTACTTCCTTCTTCTGGGGTTCTCCTTATCATTGGGATGATGGCTGGAATTATGTGGTTgatgagaagaagaagattgaTGCAGATTTCAGGGAAAGAGTTTGGACGAACGGATTCGTCTTCGTCTGCTGAGTTTGATAACATTTCCATACTGGGGTTGCCTGTGAAATTTGACCATGAGGAGATTCGGGTAGCCACGGAATGTTTTAGAACTCAAATTGGTACTGGTGGATTTGGAACCGTATATAAAGGTACTCTATCTGATGGAACTGTTGTTGCTGTCAAGAAGATGAATGCTCTCGGGGCTCAAGGAAAGAAGGAGTTTTGCACTGAGATCGCGATTATTGGGAGAGTTCACCATGTTAATTTGGTTAGTTTGAAAGGATTTTGTGCACATAGAGGAGAAAAGTTTCTGGTGTATGAATATATGAATCAAGGCTCGTTGGATCGGACCCTTTTTGGACACGGACCTGCCTTAGATTGGCGTACCAGATATGAAATCGCGCTTGGAACAGCACGTGGGCTTGCTTACCTGCATGGTGGTTGTGATCAGAAGATCATACATTGTGATGTGAAGCCAGAGAACATACTCCTCCATGACAACCTGCAAGTAAAAATATCAGATTTCGGGCTTTCCAAGCTTCTTAATTCTGAGCAGTCTAGTTGGTTTACCACAATGAGAGGTACTCGAGGCTACTTAGCACCCGAATGGCTGACTAGCTCAGCCATAACGGAGAAATCAGATGTCTACAGCTACGGAATGGTGTTACTAGAAATAGTACGAGGGAAGAAGAACTCCTCGTTCCAACCACCAAATGACACTACTTCTCAGAGCGAAAGTAGTGAGAGGAATAGGCTTTCTCCATTGTCTCTTGCCTCAGCAAATCAGCCAATCTACTTCCCATTATTCGCGTTGGAAATGCATGAACAGAAAAAGTACTTAGACCTTGTGGATTCTCGCGTTCTGGGGAGTGTCAAAAGTGAGGAAGTCGAGAAGCTAGTACGTGTGGCTTTGTGTTGTTTGCATGAAGAGCCAACTCTTAGACCAACAATGGCCAATGTTGTTGGCATGTTAGAAGGTGTGTTGCCTTTGGCTATTCTACAGGTTCAATCACTCAATTTTCTGCGATTTTATGGTCGTAGATTCACTGAACCATTGATTATCGATGGGGATCAAGAGGATAATGTGTTTGAGTTACATCAACAAAACAGGAACCTTAGCAGTACTACTAGTAGTTCTTACAATTCCTTCTCTTATATGTCTTCACAGCAAGTCTCAGGTCCAAGATAG
- the LOC129870133 gene encoding translation factor GUF1 homolog, chloroplastic, with amino-acid sequence MATANFCRPKFIHHQQQQQQQHRSCFHFPTNLYFSNHLKSKRSNGAQSVRRRQRQRRSSLRVQCQTAATDLETTARAGKDRLLKVPISNIRNFSIIAHIDHGKSTLADKLLQMTGTVESRDMKEQFLDNMDLERERGITIKLQAARMRFIYENEPYCLNLIDTPGHVDFSYEVSRSLAACEGALLVVDASQGVEAQTLANVYLALENNLEIIPVLNKIDLPGADPSRVCQEIEEIVGLDCSNAIYTSAKEGIGITEILNAIVQRIPPPRDTAGRPLRALIFDSYYDPYRGVIVYFRVIDGTIKKGDRVLFMASGKDYYADELGVLSPNQLQVDQLYAGEVGFLSASIRSVADARVGDTITHFHRKAEQSLPGYKEATPMVFCGLFPVDADQFSELRDALEKLQLNDAALKFEPETSSAMGFGFRCGFLGLLHMEIVQERLEREYNLSLITTAPSVVYRVNCIDGDTVECSNPSLLPEPGKRQSIEEPFVKIELLTPKEYIGALMELAQDRRGIFKEMKYITENRASIIYELPLAEMVGDFFDQLKSRSKGYASMEYSFIGYTESDLIKLDILINGDRVEPLATIVHKDKAYSVGRALTQKLKELIPRQMFKVPIQATIGSKVIASEAISAIRKDVLAKCYGGDISRKKKLLKKQAEGKKRMKAIGKVDVPQEAFMAVLKLEKEVL; translated from the exons ATGGCCACTGCCAATTTTTGCCGCCCCAAATTCAttcatcatcaacaacaacagcagcagcagcacCGGAGTTGCTTTCACTTCCCTACAAATCTCTACTTCAGTAACCACTTGAAAAGCAAACGCAGCAATGGAGCTCAGTCAGTACGACGGCGACAGCGGCAGCGGCGTAGTAGCTTACGTGTGCAGTGCCAAACAGCTGCTACTGACCTCGAGACCACAGCTCGCGCCGGGAAAGACCGTCTGTTGAAG GTACCAATATCAAATATAAGGAATTTCTCAATAATAGCACATATTGATCATGGGAAATCGACGTTGGCAGATAAGTTGCTGCAAATGACGGGAACTGTAGAGAGCCGAGACATGAAGGAACAGTTTCTAGATAATATGGATTTGGAGAGAGAAAGAGGCATCACAATCAAATTGCAG GCTGCTCGAATGCGTTTCATTTATGAAAATGAGCCATATTGCCTTAATCTGATTGATACTCCAGGTCATGTAGATTTCTCATATGAG GTCTCTCGGTCTCTTGCTGCCTGTGAAGGTGCACTGCTTGTTGTTGATGCGTCCCAG GGAGTAGAGGCGCAAACCCTGGCTAATGTGTATTTAGCATTGGAAAACAATCTTGAGATCATTCCG GTTTTGAACAAGATTGATCTTCCAGGGGCTGATCCAAGTCGTGTTTGTCAAGAGATAGAAGAG ATTGTTGGCCTGGATTGTAGCAATGCAATATACACCTCAGCAAAG GAAGGAATAGGTATTACTGAAATTCTAAACGCGATTGTTCAGAGGATTCCACCTCCACGTGATACTGCCGGAAGGCCTTTGAGGGCTCTTATATTTGACAG TTACTATGATCCATATCGGGGCGTTATTGTTTATTTTCGAGTCATTGATGGGACTATTAAGAAAGGTGATAGAGTGCTTTTTATGGCCAGTGGAAAG GATTATTATGCTGATGAATTAGGAGTTTTATCTCCCAACCAGTTGCAAGTTGATCAATTGTACGCTggagag GTGGGCTTTCTTTCAGCTTCCATAAGATCTGTAGCTGATGCTAGGGTGGGTGACACTATAACACATTTCCATAGAAAAGCAGAACAATCACTACCGGGATACAAGGAGGCTACTCCAATGGTTTTTTGTGGCTTGTTCCCTGTTGATGCTGACCA GTTTAGTGAGCTTCGCGATGCGTTGGAGAAATTGCAACTTAATGATGCTGCATTAAAg TTTGAGCCAGAGACTTCAAGTGCTATGGGTTTTGGATTTCGATGTGGGTTTTTGGGTCTTCTTCACATGGAAATTGTTCAG GAAAGGCTCGAGCGCGAGTACAATTTGTCTCTAATAACTACAGCCCCAAGTGTCGTTTACCGAGTCAATTGCATAGATGGTGATACT GTTGAGTGTTCAAATCCATCTTTGCTTCCCGAACCTGGAAAAAGACAGTCAATTGAAGAGCCATTTGTTAAG ATTGAGCTGCTCACACCAAAAGAATATATTGGTGCTCTTATGGAACTTGCTCAAGATCGACGAGGAATATTCAAAGAGATGAAATATATTACCGAGAATAGAGCATCAATCATATATGAATTGCCTCTTGCTGAG ATGGTTGGAGATTTCTTTGATCAGCTAAAGTCAAGAAGCAAAGGTTATGCAAGCATGGAATACTCCTTCATTGG GTATACAGAAAGTGATTTGATAAAGCTTGATATTCTCATTAATGGTGATCGTGTCGAACCCTTGGCAACAATCGTACATAAAGACAAG GCATATTCTGTGGGAAGGGCTTTAACCCAAAAGCTAAAAGAATTAATACCCAGACAAATGTTTAAAGTACCAATTCAG GCGACCATTGGCTCAAAAGTTATTGCCAGCGAGGCTATATCTGCCATCAGGAAGGATGTTCTCGCCAAGTGCTATG GTGGAGACATATCGAGAAAAAAGAAACTGCTCAAGAAACAG GCTGAAGGAAAGAAAAGAATGAAAGCTATTGGTAAAGTTGATGTACCACAGGAAGCATTCATGGCtgtattaaaacttgaaaaagaGGTCTTATAA
- the LOC129870138 gene encoding phosphatidylinositol 4-phosphate 5-kinase 1-like: MRETVKKPCVAAAVVVVAATTMTKKTSPEEDGDVIIIPPLCTSANRSRLQAGSRRITPTNDDMAELRQLPNGDLYTGTFLGKVPHGNGKYLWSDGCMYEGEWRRGKASGKGRFSWPSGATYEGDFKDGRMDGNGTFIGADGDMYRGWWAADRKHGFGEKLYANGDLYVGSWKWNLQEGEGRYVWGNGNEYIGEWRKGVMFGKGVLIWANGKRYEGDWDNGMPKGNGVFSWPDGRTCYTSGSWGDSNSCKQEFGTTGGGGGNGGQILRRSSVTMNVRERNVNLPRICIWESDGEAGDITCDIVDNREASSMFVPRNEDEDEDDDDDDEESESSEGDESGDFRKSPCHSEVVEMKKPGQPITKGHKNYDLVLSLQLGIRYSTQKHASITREPRSSDFDPNEKFWTRFPPEGSKLTPPHQVVDFKWKDYCPVVFKNLRELFGIDPAEYMLAICGSDALRELSSPGKSGSNFYLTQDDRFIIKTLKKSEVKVLIRMLQSYYRHVCQYRSSLVTKFFGVHCVKMVGCQKTRFVVMGNLFYSERVIHKRFDLKGSSYGRTTDKPGGEADETATLKDLDLNFVFQLRQSWYKELIRQIDIDCQFLEAENIMDYSLLIGVHICNYSNNGEMNLSPSGKVDVQDYCLCDAESPDKGQFVEKRNPPISSAANVPARAMCVTKSGSESTSGQGGCEANNAILCLGIIDILQDYDISKRLEHAYKSLQVDPTSISAVDPKLYSKRFRDFISRIFKVDEG; this comes from the exons ATGCGTGAAACTGTGAAGAAACCTTgtgttgctgctgctgttgttgttgttgctgctacTACTATGACGAAGAAAACTAGTCCAGAAGAAGATGGGGATGTTATTATCATCCCTCCGTTGTGTACATCAGCTAATCGTTCAAGATTACAAGCTGGGTCACGTCGCATTACGCCAACAAATGATGATATGGCTGAGCTACGGCAGCTCCCGAACGGAGATCTGTATACTGGAACATTCTTGGGAAAAGTGCCTCATGGTAATGGGAAGTATTTATGGTCTGATGGGTGTATGTATGAAGGTGAATGGAGAAGAGGGAAGGCGAGTGGTAAAGGGAGGTTTTCATGGCCTTCTGGGGCGACTTATGAAGGGGATTTTAAGGATGGGAGAATGGATGGGAATGGGACGTTTATCGGAGCTGATGGGGATATGTATCGGGGTTGGTGGGCAGCAGATCGGAAACATGGGTTTGGGGAGAAGTTATATGCTAATGGGGATTTGTATGTTGGTTCTTGGAAATGGAATTTGCAAGAAGGGGAAGGGAGGTATGTTTGGGGTAATGGGAATGAGTATATTGGAGAATGGAGAAAAGGGGTTATGTTTGGTAAAGGGGTTTTGATTTGGGCAAATGGGAAAAGATATGAAGGGGATTGGGATAATGGGATGCCTAAAGGAAATGGTGTTTTTAGTTGGCCTGATGGTAGGACTTGTTATACTAGTGGTTCATGGGGTGATAGTAATTCATGTAAACAAGAATTTGGTACtactggtggtggtggtggtaatgGTGGTCAGATTCTAAGGAGATCTTCTGTGACGATGAATGTGCGCGAAAGGAATGTTAATTTACCGAGGATTTGTATATGGGAATCTGATGGTGAAGCAGGAGATATTACTTGTGATATTGTTGATAATAGGGAGGCTTCTTCTATGTTTGTTCCAAGGAATGAAGATGAGGACgaggatgatgatgatgatgatgaagagaGTGAGAGTTCTGAAGGAGATGAAAGTGGGGATTTTCGGAAGAGTCCTTGTCACTCTGAAGTTGTGGAAATGAAGAAACCGGGGCAGCCAATAACCAAGGGACATAAGAATTATGATTTGGTGCTTAGTCTTCAACTAGGTATTAG GTATTCTACTCAGAAGCACGCCTCAATTACCAGAGAACCAAGGAGTTCAGATTTCGATCCTAATGAGAAGTTCTGGACAAGGTTTCCACCTGAGGGTTCCAAACTCACACCACCCCATCAGGTTGTGGACTTCAAATGGAAGGACTACTGTCCCGtggttttcaa GAATCTTAGGGAATTGTTTGGAATAGATCCAGCTGAATACATGCTGGCTATCTGTGGAAGTGATGCACTTAGGGAACTGTCTTCCCCTGGGAAAAGTGGCAGCAACTTCTATCTAACTCAAGATGACCGATTTATCATCAAAACTTTGAAAAAGTCCGAAGTCAAG GTGCTCATTAGAATGCTTCAAAGTTATTATCGGCATGTTTGTCAGTACCGAAGCTCCTTGGTGACAAAATTTTTTGGTGTACATTGTGTTAAAATGGTTGGATGTCAAAAG ACACGTTTTGTTGTTATGGGGAACCTGTTCTACTCTGAACGCGTGATCCATAAGCGCTTTGATTTAAAGGGATCCTCTTATGGCCGTACAACTGATAAGCCAGGAGGAGAGGCCGATGAGACTGCTACGCTTAAAGACCTCGATCTCAACTTTGTCTTTCAATTGCGACAATCTTGGTATAAAGAGCTTATAAG ACAAATTGATATAGATTGTCAGTTTCTGGAAGCTGAGAATATCATGGATTACAGTCTTTTGATTGGTGTTCATATCTGCAATTATAGCAACAACGGCGAGATGAATTTGTCACCTTCTG GCAAAGTTGATGTTCAAGATTATTGCTTATGTGATGCAGAAAGCCCTGATAAGGGACAGTTCGTGGAGAAAAG GAATCCTCCTATAAGTTCAGCTGCAAACGTGCCTGCAAGGGCGATGTGCGTAACAAAGAGTGGAAGTGAGTCAACTTCTGGACAGGGTGGCTGTGAGGCTAATAATGCTATCCTTTGCTTGGGCATCATTGACATTCTTCAAGATTATGATATCAGCAAAAGGCTAGAACATGCATACAAGTCATTACAGGTGGATCCCACTTCGATATCTGCTGTTGATCCAAAGCTCTACTCTAAAAGATTTCGGGATTTTATAAGTAGAATCTTTAAAGTAGACGAAGGGTAA